A single genomic interval of Bacteroidales bacterium harbors:
- a CDS encoding T9SS type A sorting domain-containing protein, whose amino-acid sequence MSKKLIALLISIIFCYNAGAQWVNKSFIYDSQTRSYRVYTAPNYNPANPASLVITLHGLGDNMTNFSTALKFNYIADTANIVIICPQAISDAIAGTAWNSGAGFMGYYPNSTVDDVGFINALVDTTKANYSIDSSKVYLCGFSMGGFMTERMALQSNSKFAAFASMSGTIGSGITSFNPGRPIRIAHFHGTSDATVAFSGNSYGVDADSLINFWVLNNGGSFTHDSIQYLNTVNDNITVDRFKYSTGNPDNEVWFFRMNGADHTILYKPTNDITEIYEMWLFFRNIIDPTAGIYASASEKKNVQVYPNPAADFINVILPETSEKIKVEIYSVHGALVYSAIVQNSFHHISLDKAKFHNGMYLIRVSGASVNYTQQIIIQK is encoded by the coding sequence ATGAGTAAAAAATTAATTGCACTGTTGATATCCATTATATTTTGCTATAATGCTGGGGCACAATGGGTAAATAAGTCATTTATATATGATTCACAAACGCGCAGTTATCGAGTTTATACAGCTCCCAATTATAATCCGGCAAACCCAGCATCACTGGTAATAACTTTGCACGGTTTAGGTGACAATATGACGAATTTTAGTACAGCATTGAAATTTAATTATATTGCCGACACAGCAAATATTGTGATAATTTGCCCTCAAGCTATTTCTGATGCTATAGCTGGAACCGCTTGGAATTCTGGTGCAGGTTTTATGGGATATTATCCAAATTCGACGGTCGATGATGTTGGATTTATTAATGCATTAGTTGATACAACCAAAGCAAATTACTCAATTGACTCTTCAAAAGTTTATCTGTGTGGATTTTCCATGGGCGGATTTATGACGGAAAGAATGGCCTTGCAATCAAACAGTAAGTTTGCGGCTTTTGCATCAATGTCGGGCACTATTGGTTCTGGTATTACGTCGTTTAATCCTGGGCGTCCAATTCGTATTGCCCATTTTCACGGAACTTCTGACGCAACAGTTGCGTTTTCTGGTAATTCTTATGGAGTAGATGCTGATTCACTTATTAATTTTTGGGTTTTAAATAATGGCGGCAGTTTCACTCATGATTCTATCCAGTATCTTAATACTGTTAATGATAACATAACTGTTGATCGCTTTAAATATTCTACCGGTAATCCAGACAATGAAGTGTGGTTTTTTAGAATGAATGGTGCTGACCACACTATTTTATACAAGCCAACAAACGACATTACTGAAATTTACGAAATGTGGCTTTTTTTCCGAAATATTATTGATCCTACGGCTGGAATTTATGCATCTGCAAGCGAGAAAAAGAACGTTCAGGTTTATCCTAATCCGGCTGCGGATTTTATTAATGTGATACTACCGGAAACATCAGAAAAAATAAAAGTAGAGATTTATTCTGTTCACGGAGCATTGGTTTATTCTGCAATAGTTCAAAACTCATTTCATCATATTTCATTGGATAAAGCTAAATTCCATAATGGAATGTATTTGATTAGAGTGTCCGGGGCATCTGTGAACTATACACAACAAATTATTATTCAGAAATAA
- a CDS encoding AAA family ATPase, which produces MQEVIDIRELNERIQRESAFVDIVTMEMAKVIVGQKHMIERLLIGLLSNGHILLEGVPGLAKTLAIKSLANAIDAKFNRIQFTPDLLPADLVGTMVYSQKKEEFNVRKGPIFANFILADEINRSPAKVQSALLESMQERQVTIGDTTFPLPEPFLVLATQNPIEQEGTYPLPEAQVDRFMLKVVISYPNKEEEKLIMKQNVGNKALATKPVIKTDDIIKARAIVREVYIDEKIENYITDIVFATRYPSKYNLKKFEGLINYGASPRASIYLALAAKAYAFIKRKGYVYPEDIRAVCHDVLRHRIGLTYEAEAENITTEEIINEILNIVEVP; this is translated from the coding sequence ATGCAGGAAGTAATTGATATCAGAGAGCTTAATGAGCGTATCCAGCGTGAAAGCGCTTTTGTGGATATAGTAACGATGGAAATGGCAAAAGTCATCGTTGGTCAGAAACACATGATTGAAAGATTACTTATAGGTTTGTTATCAAATGGCCATATTTTGCTTGAGGGAGTTCCCGGTCTGGCAAAAACTCTTGCTATTAAGTCACTGGCTAATGCCATTGATGCAAAGTTTAACCGAATACAATTTACTCCCGACCTGTTACCTGCCGACTTAGTCGGAACTATGGTTTACAGCCAGAAAAAAGAAGAGTTTAACGTGCGCAAAGGCCCTATTTTCGCAAACTTTATCTTGGCAGACGAAATCAACCGTTCACCGGCAAAAGTCCAAAGTGCTTTACTTGAATCTATGCAGGAGCGACAGGTAACTATTGGCGACACAACATTTCCCTTACCTGAACCTTTTCTTGTGCTTGCCACACAAAACCCCATTGAACAAGAAGGTACATACCCATTACCCGAAGCCCAGGTTGACCGTTTTATGCTGAAAGTAGTGATTAGCTACCCCAACAAGGAAGAAGAAAAGCTGATTATGAAGCAAAATGTTGGTAACAAAGCTTTAGCTACCAAACCTGTTATTAAAACAGACGATATTATCAAAGCCAGGGCTATAGTAAGGGAAGTTTATATTGACGAAAAAATTGAAAACTATATTACCGACATTGTTTTTGCGACACGCTACCCTTCAAAATACAATCTGAAAAAATTTGAAGGGCTTATAAACTATGGGGCATCACCGCGCGCCAGTATTTACCTTGCTTTGGCAGCTAAAGCCTATGCTTTTATCAAACGCAAAGGATATGTTTATCCTGAAGATATAAGGGCTGTATGCCACGATGTTTTACGGCACAGAATCGGGCTAACCTATGAAGCAGAAGCTGAAAATATTACAACGGAAGAAATCATTAATGAAATATTAAATATTGTTGAAGTCCC
- a CDS encoding GLPGLI family protein, with product MKKALIFMFFLSLIPFFSGKTFSQQTEGTIKYLTTYDWVKMLNACDYLSKERKEKISYMWGNRSEWKIYELLHFTAKKTKFEESEESADPREDDGYSGRKETFFMTCDFENNTMFDAITTLGKVYLIEDSLRKPDWKILNDMKEVAGHVCMNASLTDTLRNQKITAWFALDIPLQVGPDRFFGLPGMILEVNINKGACVITAEKIEMKKLSTEFDLPKKLKGKKISSAEYHAVLKKFYDEKRQAEEFPWGVRY from the coding sequence ATGAAAAAGGCACTCATTTTCATGTTTTTTCTTAGTTTGATACCTTTCTTTTCAGGCAAAACTTTTTCACAACAAACCGAAGGAACTATAAAATACCTTACCACTTACGACTGGGTGAAAATGCTCAATGCCTGCGATTATCTGAGCAAGGAACGCAAGGAAAAAATCTCGTATATGTGGGGCAACCGTTCCGAGTGGAAGATATACGAATTGTTGCATTTCACTGCCAAAAAAACCAAATTTGAAGAATCGGAAGAAAGCGCAGACCCAAGAGAAGATGATGGCTATTCGGGACGTAAAGAAACTTTTTTTATGACCTGCGATTTTGAAAACAATACGATGTTTGATGCCATCACAACTCTGGGAAAAGTTTACCTGATTGAAGACAGTTTAAGGAAACCCGACTGGAAGATACTCAACGATATGAAAGAAGTGGCAGGGCATGTTTGCATGAATGCCTCGCTCACAGATACACTCCGTAACCAGAAAATTACCGCATGGTTTGCACTTGATATTCCCCTACAGGTGGGCCCCGACCGCTTTTTCGGCTTGCCGGGAATGATACTGGAAGTGAATATTAACAAAGGTGCCTGTGTGATCACTGCCGAAAAAATTGAAATGAAAAAGCTTTCCACGGAGTTCGACCTCCCTAAAAAACTCAAAGGGAAAAAAATTTCAAGCGCCGAATACCATGCAGTTTTGAAAAAGTTTTATGACGAAAAACGCCAGGCTGAAGAATTCCCATGGGGGGTGAGGTATTGA
- a CDS encoding carboxypeptidase-like regulatory domain-containing protein: protein MKSTRKIISILLFAFSIVSYAQTPQRVTIKGIVKDNDNNEAAFATVMLLGPKDSTLQNFTQSNEHGAFTFNNVKNTSYLLKVSHISFLPLQLAIEPSNTAINDLGAVAIKPIAKELFEVVIREAKAPLTIRGDTIEYDATTFKAPPGSTVEDLLRRLPGIEVDISGNLKSQGKDVKRVYVDGKTFFGDDPTGATKNLDANTVSKVQVFDEKSEQSKLTGVDDGVKEKAMNLELKEEYKKGSFGKVTAAAGANEKGVFRWAGRGNFNRFDKKNQLSIIAYANNINETGVNWEDYSEFKGQSTFDQYDNGDFGFSSGRGRYYSFDDSDSPMNNFDGRGFTNNYGGGVNYNFDNTKTKFNVSYFYKNNNQKYDQFNYKETLYSDSSFFNYDTTNYSDYRQNHTLSTRIEQIFDSNNIIIAKANVRYSSIGASSLNNSIYSVNDIDILNDLFTNNSNGKYSWRLTSAAIYRHKFKV from the coding sequence GTGAAATCAACCAGAAAAATAATCTCAATATTATTGTTTGCTTTTTCAATAGTATCTTATGCGCAAACACCCCAGCGAGTAACCATTAAAGGTATTGTTAAAGATAATGATAATAACGAAGCAGCTTTTGCCACAGTGATGCTGCTTGGCCCAAAAGACTCCACATTGCAGAATTTTACACAAAGCAATGAACATGGCGCTTTTACTTTTAATAATGTAAAAAATACGTCATACCTGCTCAAAGTATCTCATATCAGTTTTTTGCCTTTACAGTTAGCCATAGAGCCTTCAAATACTGCAATTAATGATCTGGGTGCGGTGGCAATAAAGCCTATTGCAAAAGAGCTTTTTGAAGTGGTGATACGTGAAGCGAAAGCCCCGTTGACTATCCGGGGTGATACCATTGAGTATGATGCAACAACCTTTAAAGCCCCTCCGGGTTCTACGGTTGAAGACTTGCTTCGCCGCCTGCCGGGTATCGAAGTGGATATTTCAGGCAATTTGAAATCTCAGGGCAAAGATGTGAAGCGTGTGTATGTGGATGGTAAAACTTTTTTTGGCGATGACCCCACAGGAGCCACAAAAAACCTTGATGCAAATACGGTTTCAAAGGTACAGGTGTTCGACGAAAAATCTGAACAGTCGAAATTAACTGGTGTGGATGACGGGGTAAAAGAAAAAGCTATGAATCTGGAACTGAAAGAGGAATATAAAAAAGGCTCTTTCGGCAAAGTAACTGCGGCAGCTGGAGCTAATGAAAAAGGTGTTTTCAGATGGGCCGGACGAGGGAATTTTAATCGTTTTGATAAAAAAAATCAATTGTCAATTATTGCTTATGCAAACAATATTAACGAAACTGGTGTCAACTGGGAAGACTATAGCGAGTTTAAAGGCCAGTCCACTTTCGACCAGTACGATAACGGAGATTTTGGCTTTAGCAGCGGAAGAGGAAGATATTATAGTTTCGATGATTCCGACTCCCCTATGAATAATTTCGACGGGCGCGGCTTTACAAATAATTATGGCGGCGGGGTGAATTATAATTTTGACAATACGAAAACAAAATTTAATGTTTCGTATTTCTATAAAAACAACAACCAGAAATATGACCAGTTTAATTATAAAGAAACTTTATACAGTGATAGCTCATTTTTTAATTATGATACAACAAACTATTCCGATTACAGGCAAAATCACACATTATCAACACGCATTGAGCAAATTTTCGACTCTAACAATATTATTATTGCCAAAGCCAATGTTAGATATAGTTCTATTGGTGCAAGCTCTTTAAATAATAGCATTTACTCTGTTAACGATATTGATATTTTAAATGACTTATTTACAAATAACTCAAACGGTAAATATTCCTGGAGGCTTACAAGTGCTGCAATATACAGGCATAAATTTAAAGTTTAG
- a CDS encoding outer membrane beta-barrel family protein gives MYSLNRFFINAYEEIIHRMSAKDYDKQQIKSSLLYTEPLSKKFFIELFYNFNTINNKVNRQITDALNNDIRIDSLSVFYTNDVMINRLGGDVRYSYNGLNIMLGVAGQYLQMKGKYSVDKDMPLLTEPINKSYWSLSPKFTFTYEFPNNMWLEFDYGYDVTEPSFEYLQPVPNVSNPLYRTEGNINLKPERTHNIGFDYHYYNPASFTHLGVNSSYNYCANGISYNHNVVMTDSIGIVTVSTPDNNSETHNVNSWMWIGYPIIKTKFTNDWSLGFWYDNSGSYINDVFNESNQYRYYLNTSFSITPVSKLVIALSGRASLIDSRLSINTERNQFIQSYTAGLSLKWQFTKKTFFESNFDYKFYRTSLYDYDENIPILNASIRQLLGKKNNFELRLAAFDIFDKRKYIQQYSSQNYNIRSTAETLARYFMLSFSYNIKGYETKLKKDRHFF, from the coding sequence TTGTATTCTTTGAACAGGTTTTTTATTAATGCTTACGAAGAAATCATTCATCGCATGTCTGCAAAAGACTACGATAAACAGCAGATAAAATCCAGCCTGCTTTATACCGAGCCACTTTCTAAAAAGTTTTTTATAGAATTATTTTATAATTTCAATACGATTAACAATAAAGTGAACAGGCAGATTACCGATGCTCTGAATAACGACATCAGAATTGACAGCTTGAGTGTTTTTTACACTAATGATGTGATGATAAACCGCCTGGGGGGCGATGTGCGTTATTCTTACAACGGGCTGAATATTATGCTTGGCGTGGCAGGGCAATACCTGCAAATGAAAGGAAAATATTCTGTGGATAAAGATATGCCTTTACTCACCGAACCCATCAATAAAAGTTATTGGAGCCTGAGCCCAAAATTTACCTTCACTTACGAATTCCCGAACAACATGTGGCTGGAATTTGATTATGGCTACGATGTTACGGAGCCTTCATTTGAATACCTTCAGCCTGTGCCAAATGTTTCGAACCCTTTATATCGCACAGAGGGAAATATTAACCTGAAACCGGAACGCACACACAATATTGGTTTTGATTATCATTATTACAATCCGGCATCATTTACACACCTCGGCGTGAACAGCAGTTATAATTATTGTGCTAATGGAATTTCTTATAATCATAATGTTGTGATGACAGACTCCATTGGCATCGTTACTGTTTCAACTCCTGATAATAATTCGGAAACACATAATGTGAATTCATGGATGTGGATTGGCTACCCCATCATTAAAACAAAATTTACCAACGACTGGAGCCTGGGCTTCTGGTACGATAATTCAGGTTCATACATAAATGATGTTTTTAATGAAAGCAATCAATACCGTTATTATTTGAACACCTCATTCAGTATCACTCCGGTAAGCAAACTTGTCATTGCTTTGTCGGGCAGGGCTTCCTTAATTGATTCACGCCTTTCCATAAATACAGAAAGAAATCAATTTATACAGTCATATACAGCAGGTTTGTCCTTGAAATGGCAGTTTACTAAGAAAACTTTTTTTGAGAGCAATTTCGATTATAAGTTTTACCGCACTTCTTTATACGATTATGATGAAAACATTCCCATCCTCAACGCTTCCATAAGACAGCTTCTGGGAAAGAAAAACAATTTTGAGTTACGCCTTGCGGCTTTCGATATCTTTGATAAAAGAAAATACATACAGCAATACAGCTCGCAAAACTACAACATCCGCTCTACGGCCGAAACACTGGCGCGCTACTTTATGTTGAGTTTCAGCTATAATATTAAAGGATATGAAACCAAGCTCAAAAAGGACAGGCATTTCTTTTAA